In the Enterococcus saigonensis genome, one interval contains:
- a CDS encoding TetR/AcrR family transcriptional regulator, with product MARKKTITRDQILNAAYDVVATDGFSRFTARNIAAKMKCSTQPIYLEFKNMEDLKMALIKKLHDYLATEVFPVEHTGENIVDLALNYIGFANEHKRLYRAMYLEEYGGGKEMQEFSFQYFSNAVKADPAFKDLAGSEIESLHTGCWIVATGIAALKSSGIINPTEEQIIALMRDTIKQILDRKEPLEINA from the coding sequence ATGGCAAGAAAGAAAACAATCACCCGTGATCAAATTTTGAATGCGGCCTATGATGTCGTTGCTACTGATGGTTTTTCTCGTTTTACTGCCCGCAATATCGCTGCGAAAATGAAGTGTTCGACCCAGCCTATTTATTTGGAATTTAAAAACATGGAAGATCTTAAAATGGCATTAATCAAAAAACTACATGATTATTTGGCGACAGAAGTTTTTCCAGTAGAACACACAGGGGAAAACATTGTTGATTTAGCTTTGAATTATATTGGTTTTGCGAATGAACATAAAAGATTATATCGGGCGATGTATTTGGAAGAATATGGTGGTGGAAAAGAGATGCAGGAATTTTCTTTTCAATATTTTTCCAATGCTGTTAAAGCAGATCCAGCTTTTAAAGATTTAGCAGGCAGTGAGATTGAGTCATTACATACTGGTTGTTGGATTGTGGCCACTGGAATTGCAGCTTTGAAATCATCAGGAATTATTAATCCAACGGAAGAGCAAATCATTGCGTTAATGCGGGATACGATTAAACAAATTTTAGATAGAAAAGAACCATTAGAAATTAACGCCTAA
- the map gene encoding type I methionyl aminopeptidase: MITLKSAREIEAMRESGALLADVHKHLRDFIKPGITSWDIEVFVRNFIENHGGVAAQIGFEGYKYATCVSINSEICHGFPRKKPLHTGDLVKVDMCVDLKGAMSDSCWAYVVGDATPEVEKLMAVTKKALYLGIDQAQAGNRIGDIGHAIQTYVEGEGFGVVRDFIGHGIGPTIHEAPAVPHFGEAGKGLRLKEGMVITVEPMVNTGTWKMKMDPNGWTAYTLDGGLSCQYEHTIAITKDGPQILTSQGEEGTY, encoded by the coding sequence ATGATTACATTAAAATCTGCTAGAGAAATTGAAGCAATGCGAGAATCTGGTGCTTTGTTGGCAGATGTTCACAAACATTTACGTGATTTTATTAAACCTGGTATCACAAGTTGGGATATTGAGGTTTTTGTTCGCAATTTTATTGAAAACCATGGAGGAGTAGCGGCTCAAATTGGTTTTGAGGGGTATAAATACGCGACATGTGTCAGCATTAACTCTGAAATTTGTCACGGATTTCCGCGTAAAAAGCCTTTGCACACTGGCGATTTAGTAAAAGTAGATATGTGTGTAGATTTAAAAGGAGCAATGTCAGATTCTTGTTGGGCTTATGTAGTTGGAGACGCAACACCAGAAGTTGAAAAATTAATGGCTGTCACGAAAAAAGCTTTGTACTTGGGAATTGATCAAGCGCAAGCTGGAAATCGGATTGGCGATATCGGTCATGCGATTCAAACTTATGTTGAAGGTGAGGGCTTTGGCGTAGTGCGCGATTTTATTGGTCATGGTATTGGGCCAACAATTCATGAAGCACCAGCTGTTCCTCATTTTGGTGAAGCAGGCAAGGGATTGCGCTTGAAAGAAGGTATGGTAATTACTGTTGAACCGATGGTAAATACCGGCACTTGGAAAATGAAGATGGATCCAAATGGCTGGACTGCTTATACTTTAGATGGTGGCTTAAGTTGTCAATATGAGCATACGATTGCTATTACAAAAGATGGTCCACAAATTTTGACTTCCCAAGGTGAAGAAGGAACGTATTAA
- a CDS encoding flavodoxin, with the protein MALAKIVYASLTGNTEEIADVVAEAFENLNIDVTVDECTQVDATEFEEADICIVATYTYGDGELPDEIVDFYEELQELDLSGKIYGVCGSGDTFYDDFAKSVDDFAQAFEKSGATKGADSVKVDLNVEAEDIENLEAFAKKIAAAL; encoded by the coding sequence ATGGCCTTAGCAAAAATTGTCTATGCCAGTTTAACCGGCAATACCGAAGAAATTGCCGACGTAGTGGCAGAAGCTTTCGAAAACTTAAATATCGACGTCACAGTAGATGAATGTACACAAGTTGATGCAACAGAATTTGAAGAAGCAGATATTTGCATTGTGGCGACTTATACCTATGGCGATGGCGAACTGCCTGATGAAATAGTCGATTTTTATGAAGAGCTCCAAGAATTGGATTTATCTGGAAAGATATACGGTGTCTGCGGATCTGGCGATACTTTTTATGACGACTTTGCTAAATCTGTGGACGATTTTGCGCAAGCTTTTGAAAAAAGCGGTGCTACAAAAGGTGCAGACTCAGTTAAAGTTGACTTAAACGTCGAAGCAGAAGATATTGAAAACTTAGAAGCCTTCGCTAAAAAAATCGCCGCAGCCTTATAA
- a CDS encoding aminopeptidase — translation MTDFNTKLAKYAELIVAVGVNVSKGHTVVLQISVDQAPLARLITQKAYELGAAEVLVQWTDDQIQREFLLHADKDRLENIPAYKVDQTEDWLKKGASRISVVSSDPGALAGVDADRVATYQAASGKAMMNLRKATQANKVSWTVVAAAGQEWAQKVFPDLDPTKAQAKLWDEIFKTTRIDSEDPIAAWKKHDETLRNKAEELNKEQFSALHYTAPGTDLIIGLPENHLWEGAGSFNVRGEEFMANMPTEEVFTAPDFRRIDGVISSTKPLSYAGSIISGMKFTFKDGKVVDFSAEKGQDVLAKLLDTDEGAKSLGEVALVPDPSPISQSGIIFFNTLFDENASNHLALGSAYAFSLQGGTEMSEEELKAHGLNRSQTHVDFMVGSDKMNIDGIRKDGSKVPVFRNGDWA, via the coding sequence ATGACAGATTTTAATACTAAATTAGCCAAATATGCTGAACTAATTGTAGCAGTTGGCGTAAATGTTTCAAAAGGACATACTGTTGTTTTACAAATCAGTGTCGATCAAGCACCACTAGCCCGCTTAATTACACAAAAAGCATATGAATTAGGTGCTGCAGAGGTTTTAGTCCAATGGACAGATGATCAAATCCAACGAGAATTCTTACTTCACGCAGATAAAGATCGTTTGGAAAATATCCCTGCTTATAAAGTTGACCAAACAGAAGATTGGCTGAAAAAAGGAGCTAGTCGTATTAGTGTTGTTTCTTCTGATCCTGGTGCCTTAGCTGGCGTCGATGCCGATCGTGTTGCAACTTATCAAGCAGCTAGTGGAAAAGCTATGATGAACCTTCGGAAAGCAACACAAGCCAACAAAGTCAGCTGGACAGTTGTTGCAGCCGCTGGACAAGAATGGGCACAAAAAGTCTTTCCAGACCTTGATCCCACAAAAGCCCAAGCAAAATTGTGGGATGAAATCTTTAAAACAACCCGTATTGACAGTGAAGATCCTATTGCTGCTTGGAAAAAACACGATGAAACATTACGTAACAAAGCAGAAGAATTAAATAAAGAACAATTTTCCGCCCTCCATTATACAGCTCCAGGTACTGATTTGATTATCGGACTTCCTGAAAATCACCTGTGGGAAGGTGCCGGCAGCTTTAATGTTCGTGGTGAAGAATTTATGGCAAATATGCCCACTGAAGAAGTTTTTACTGCCCCAGACTTTCGTCGTATTGATGGCGTAATTTCCAGCACAAAACCATTGAGTTATGCAGGTTCAATTATCTCCGGCATGAAGTTTACCTTTAAAGATGGGAAAGTCGTCGACTTTTCTGCTGAAAAAGGACAAGATGTTTTAGCCAAATTACTAGACACAGATGAAGGGGCTAAAAGTTTAGGGGAAGTTGCATTAGTCCCTGATCCATCTCCAATTTCGCAATCTGGTATTATCTTCTTTAATACGCTGTTTGATGAAAATGCATCGAATCATCTAGCCTTAGGTTCAGCATATGCGTTTAGTTTACAAGGTGGAACTGAAATGAGTGAAGAAGAATTAAAAGCTCATGGCTTAAATCGCAGTCAAACACACGTAGACTTTATGGTAGGATCTGACAAAATGAATATTGATGGTATTCGCAAAGATGGTAGCAAAGTCCCTGTTTTTCGCAACGGTGATTGGGCCTAA
- a CDS encoding glycosyltransferase family 4 protein: MTFTFRFIIRLFLTMIISLVLTPIIKLLAFKIGAVDKPGARRINTKTMPTAGGLSIFISFSIAVLWEFNDTLPTGKVWPMILGALIIVITGLIDDIFELTPLQKTLGITLAALEAYFIGGIEINTFSLPFFGRFELGWLSLPVTLLWILAITNAVNLIDGLDGLAAGISIIGLTTIGLISYFFLPRTGVFLAIIIFSLVAAIIGFFPYNFHPATIYLGDTGALFLGYMIAILSLQGLKNATFITILTPMFILGVPITDTVYAMIRRKFNKQPISSADKMHLHHRLLSLGFTHRGAVLTIYALALVFSFIALLMNYASTWATVLLILFTAIGLELFIELIGLVGENRQPLMCALKFLGNRRFRQDVLNKNSEDKEEK; encoded by the coding sequence ATGACCTTTACCTTTCGTTTTATTATCAGGCTCTTTTTAACCATGATTATCTCATTAGTTTTGACACCTATTATTAAACTTTTGGCCTTTAAAATTGGCGCTGTTGATAAACCGGGTGCTAGAAGAATTAACACGAAGACGATGCCAACAGCAGGTGGTTTGAGTATTTTTATTTCATTTTCGATAGCAGTACTCTGGGAATTTAATGATACTTTACCTACCGGGAAAGTTTGGCCAATGATTTTAGGCGCATTAATAATTGTTATTACGGGCTTGATTGATGATATTTTTGAATTAACACCATTGCAAAAGACATTAGGCATTACTTTAGCTGCCTTAGAAGCGTATTTTATTGGTGGAATTGAGATCAATACATTTAGCTTGCCTTTTTTTGGTCGCTTTGAATTAGGATGGCTAAGCCTTCCTGTGACGCTACTGTGGATTTTAGCAATTACGAATGCGGTCAATCTTATTGATGGGTTAGACGGCTTAGCCGCTGGGATTTCTATTATTGGTCTTACTACGATTGGTTTAATTAGTTACTTTTTCTTGCCAAGGACAGGCGTATTTTTGGCAATCATTATCTTTAGCTTAGTAGCGGCTATTATCGGTTTTTTCCCGTATAACTTTCATCCTGCGACCATTTATCTAGGAGATACGGGCGCATTGTTTTTAGGTTATATGATTGCAATTTTATCTTTGCAAGGATTAAAAAATGCTACGTTTATTACGATTTTAACCCCAATGTTTATTCTGGGCGTTCCAATTACAGATACTGTCTATGCAATGATTCGACGAAAATTTAATAAACAACCTATTTCCTCTGCTGATAAAATGCACTTACATCATCGCTTATTATCATTGGGCTTTACACATCGAGGTGCGGTTTTGACAATCTATGCGTTAGCTTTGGTTTTTTCCTTTATTGCTTTATTGATGAATTACGCTAGTACGTGGGCGACAGTTTTATTAATTCTTTTTACGGCGATTGGTTTAGAATTATTTATTGAATTAATTGGCTTAGTTGGCGAAAATCGCCAACCGTTAATGTGCGCTTTGAAATTTTTGGGTAATCGTCGTTTTCGTCAAGATGTTTTAAATAAGAATTCTGAAGACAAAGAAGAAAAATAA
- a CDS encoding YihY/virulence factor BrkB family protein: protein MKFVEKIKENKNLLRLFTIVKNRFQDAAIGNNAVIVAYYLLLSLFPLLIAVGNLLPFLKIDPNSILPYVKDIIPDEVYTFIGPAIKSLLTQGSGGVLSISALAALWSASKSINGLQTAMNSAYGVNDRKNFIAVRLVSVIVIVLLLVAIVGVTVVLGLGRMLLDGLQPILGFSAQIIDTFQRFKWPLTIVALLVIMMIIYWIVPNAKVKLMTTWPGAVVATIGWMILGQVFGLYAQFFAAKVSGYQIIGSFIVLMLWLNMAATIIILGGITNAIIAEYITGQEVQDRKGPLAKISKKIEAKIGKDDSKDSSK, encoded by the coding sequence ATGAAGTTTGTTGAAAAAATAAAAGAAAATAAAAATTTGCTGCGTCTTTTTACTATTGTAAAAAATCGGTTTCAAGATGCTGCGATTGGAAATAACGCGGTAATCGTCGCATATTATTTGCTATTATCGTTATTTCCTCTTTTAATTGCAGTAGGAAACTTACTCCCTTTTCTAAAAATTGACCCAAATTCTATCTTACCTTATGTTAAAGATATTATTCCAGATGAGGTTTATACTTTTATAGGTCCAGCAATCAAAAGCCTTTTGACTCAAGGCTCAGGTGGGGTTTTATCCATCTCTGCTTTAGCTGCATTATGGTCAGCAAGTAAAAGTATTAATGGTCTACAAACAGCTATGAATAGTGCTTATGGGGTAAATGATCGGAAAAACTTTATTGCTGTAAGGCTTGTTTCAGTAATTGTCATTGTTTTGCTTTTAGTTGCAATTGTTGGAGTAACAGTAGTATTAGGCCTAGGACGTATGCTACTTGATGGTTTACAACCAATATTGGGCTTTTCTGCTCAAATTATTGACACCTTTCAGCGGTTTAAATGGCCGTTAACAATTGTAGCTTTACTTGTAATTATGATGATTATTTATTGGATTGTGCCAAATGCTAAAGTCAAGTTAATGACCACTTGGCCTGGTGCTGTTGTAGCAACGATTGGGTGGATGATACTGGGACAAGTATTCGGTTTGTATGCACAATTTTTTGCTGCTAAAGTCAGTGGCTATCAAATCATTGGTAGTTTTATTGTCTTGATGTTGTGGTTGAATATGGCTGCAACAATCATTATTTTGGGTGGTATTACGAATGCAATTATTGCAGAGTATATCACCGGACAAGAAGTACAAGATCGCAAAGGACCATTAGCCAAAATTAGCAAGAAAATTGAAGCTAAAATCGGCAAAGATGATTCTAAAGACTCCTCAAAGTAA
- a CDS encoding metal-dependent transcriptional regulator, whose protein sequence is MTPNREDYLKLILELGGDEKKINNKQIVAGLSVSPASVSEMLSKLVKEGLVEHTAYQGVQLTASGKKSASDLVRKHRLWEVFLVEHLHYSWNEVHDDAEVLEHVTSNKLAKRLEDYLNHPSYCPHGGQIPAENSLVTEKKRKTLADFPVGTKVKIARVLDERELLDYLVSIDLAIHEEYTITAIAPYEGPVTIHNEEKNMAVSYKAANTIFVDKL, encoded by the coding sequence GTGACACCTAATCGTGAAGATTATTTAAAATTAATTTTAGAACTTGGTGGCGACGAAAAAAAAATTAACAACAAACAAATTGTTGCCGGTCTGAGTGTTTCACCTGCTTCTGTTAGTGAAATGTTATCGAAGTTGGTAAAAGAAGGTCTAGTAGAACATACGGCCTATCAAGGCGTGCAATTAACTGCATCCGGTAAAAAAAGCGCCAGTGACTTAGTACGCAAACATCGCTTATGGGAAGTTTTTCTCGTAGAACATCTCCACTATTCTTGGAATGAAGTCCATGATGATGCTGAAGTTTTAGAACACGTCACATCGAACAAACTAGCCAAGCGTTTAGAAGACTACTTAAATCACCCTTCTTATTGTCCTCACGGCGGACAAATCCCTGCTGAAAATTCCTTGGTTACTGAAAAAAAACGGAAAACCTTAGCTGATTTTCCTGTAGGAACAAAAGTCAAAATTGCCCGCGTATTAGACGAACGAGAATTGTTGGATTATCTTGTTAGTATTGATTTAGCCATCCATGAAGAATATACCATTACCGCCATTGCTCCTTATGAAGGGCCGGTTACTATTCATAATGAAGAAAAAAATATGGCCGTGAGTTATAAAGCGGCTAATACGATTTTTGTCGATAAATTGTAA
- a CDS encoding heavy metal translocating P-type ATPase, producing MELKYQLNGLDCANCAAKIERAVAKVDGVTKVQVDFMQTSLAISCDKENAEKVELTSKQIIKKIEPNVVMIKKDTVCYEQNRVVENKSTKLIVGRILLTVFALLLLFILKPEEPVRVFLYGGLYLLIGYDIVKIAVINLFSGQVFDENFLMTIATIGAFFIGEYPEAVLVMLLYQIGEFFQDYAVGKSRKNIKALMDVRPDVARLVKESKTVLVKPEVVNIDEVVQINPGEKVPLDGIVKSGSGYVDTSALTGESMPKMVKTGDQVLSGCINKDSTLFVQVTKTFGQSTVNKILDLVENASSQKAPAERFITKFARVYTPVVVVLALLLAIIPTLFVGNFQEWLYRALTFLVISCPCALVISVPLSFFGGIGGASRAGILIKGSNYLETLAKINTVVFDKTGTLTKGEFAVEQVVTLNNAIPVLAYTSALEQDSSHPIARSIVQAAKGEKLPFVTNNREIAGFGVSGIIDGAEVFAGNDKFLKKEHLLLPKISDIGTIVYLVVNNQLAGYLIVKDQIKPEAKQTIQALKKLGINQTVMLSGDRKTVAADVGKKLGLSQIYAQLLPQDKVNYVEKLRANATKVAFVGDGINDAPVLATADIGIAMGGLGSDAAIEAADAVIMDDNPAKIATAIRISRKTLRIVKQNIIFALAVKVFFLILGAAGLIAMGWAVFADVGVTLIAVLNAMRCLRIPKS from the coding sequence ATGGAATTAAAATATCAATTAAATGGCTTGGATTGTGCCAATTGTGCAGCCAAGATCGAACGCGCAGTGGCAAAAGTCGACGGTGTAACAAAAGTACAAGTTGATTTTATGCAAACAAGTTTGGCGATTAGTTGTGATAAGGAAAATGCAGAAAAGGTTGAGTTAACAAGTAAACAAATCATAAAAAAAATTGAACCAAATGTGGTAATGATAAAAAAGGATACCGTTTGCTACGAGCAGAATCGTGTTGTTGAAAACAAAAGTACAAAATTGATTGTGGGGAGAATTTTACTAACAGTTTTTGCTTTGTTGCTGTTATTTATTTTGAAACCTGAAGAACCTGTAAGGGTATTTTTGTATGGGGGGCTTTATCTTTTAATTGGTTATGATATTGTGAAAATAGCAGTTATCAATTTATTTTCAGGTCAAGTTTTTGATGAGAATTTTTTGATGACGATTGCAACAATCGGAGCTTTTTTTATTGGTGAGTATCCGGAAGCCGTTTTGGTCATGCTTTTATATCAAATTGGTGAATTTTTCCAAGATTACGCAGTCGGGAAATCTCGGAAAAATATTAAAGCTCTAATGGATGTGCGTCCAGATGTTGCACGTTTAGTAAAAGAAAGTAAAACAGTACTGGTCAAGCCTGAAGTAGTTAACATAGACGAAGTAGTGCAAATCAATCCTGGTGAAAAAGTTCCTTTAGACGGTATTGTAAAAAGTGGAAGTGGCTATGTGGATACTTCTGCTTTAACGGGGGAATCGATGCCGAAAATGGTGAAAACTGGTGACCAAGTGTTAAGTGGTTGTATTAATAAAGATAGTACTTTATTCGTGCAAGTAACGAAAACTTTTGGTCAATCAACGGTCAATAAAATTTTAGATTTGGTAGAAAATGCTAGTAGTCAAAAAGCACCAGCAGAACGGTTTATTACTAAATTTGCCCGTGTTTATACGCCAGTCGTCGTAGTTTTAGCTCTGTTATTGGCAATTATTCCTACACTATTTGTTGGTAATTTTCAGGAATGGCTATATCGGGCATTAACTTTCTTAGTCATTTCTTGTCCGTGTGCCCTAGTTATTTCTGTGCCCTTAAGTTTTTTTGGCGGTATTGGAGGAGCTAGCCGTGCTGGAATTTTAATAAAAGGATCAAATTATTTAGAAACCTTAGCAAAAATTAATACAGTTGTTTTTGATAAAACAGGCACTTTAACTAAAGGAGAATTCGCAGTTGAGCAAGTAGTTACACTGAATAATGCTATTCCTGTGTTAGCTTATACCAGTGCACTCGAACAAGACTCAAGTCATCCTATTGCTCGCTCGATTGTACAAGCAGCAAAAGGTGAAAAGTTGCCTTTTGTAACTAACAATAGAGAAATTGCAGGCTTTGGTGTCAGTGGAATAATTGATGGAGCTGAAGTTTTTGCTGGAAATGATAAATTTTTGAAAAAAGAACACCTTTTGTTGCCTAAAATTAGTGATATTGGCACAATTGTATACTTAGTAGTTAATAATCAACTAGCGGGTTATCTGATTGTGAAAGATCAAATTAAACCAGAAGCGAAGCAGACTATCCAAGCATTAAAAAAATTAGGGATAAATCAAACGGTAATGTTAAGCGGTGACCGCAAAACTGTAGCTGCTGATGTGGGCAAAAAACTAGGGTTGAGTCAAATATATGCGCAACTTTTACCACAAGATAAGGTTAATTATGTAGAGAAACTGCGTGCAAATGCTACTAAAGTTGCTTTTGTTGGCGATGGCATTAATGATGCTCCTGTTTTAGCGACAGCAGATATTGGTATAGCAATGGGCGGTTTAGGCAGCGATGCAGCCATTGAAGCTGCCGATGCTGTAATCATGGATGACAATCCTGCAAAAATTGCAACTGCAATTCGTATATCTCGTAAGACACTACGTATCGTGAAACAAAATATAATTTTTGCACTAGCTGTAAAAGTATTCTTCTTAATTTTAGGAGCAGCTGGTCTTATAGCAATGGGATGGGCAGTTTTTGCAGATGTTGGCGTGACACTAATTGCAGTCTTAAATGCAATGCGTTGTTTACGAATTCCAAAATCTTAG
- a CDS encoding TetR/AcrR family transcriptional regulator: protein MKKTDLRVKRTNKMIIESFIQLVEKNGYEQVTVQDIADEAMINRATFYAHYKDKQDLYETIFDYALTAFTSVLNPAELVKGNRIKVKQIEAVMTKIYRNIQANRKFYLTIMDASANEILRKKIADILYAQYADVFNRLKITENEIEVPMDFIIEYMTSIFIGTLHWWLTTESQMTPEHLAKLVIKLVGNGHLTVLGIEIEK from the coding sequence ATGAAAAAAACTGATTTACGAGTTAAACGCACAAATAAAATGATTATTGAATCCTTTATCCAATTGGTAGAAAAAAATGGTTATGAACAGGTTACGGTTCAAGATATTGCTGATGAAGCAATGATTAACCGTGCTACTTTTTATGCCCATTACAAAGACAAGCAAGACCTTTATGAAACGATTTTTGATTATGCGCTAACTGCTTTTACTTCAGTATTAAACCCTGCAGAACTAGTGAAGGGTAATCGGATTAAAGTTAAACAAATCGAAGCTGTGATGACAAAAATCTATCGGAATATTCAAGCAAATCGTAAATTTTACTTAACAATTATGGACGCTTCTGCTAATGAAATTTTACGAAAAAAAATTGCTGATATATTATACGCGCAATACGCTGATGTTTTTAATCGTTTAAAAATCACCGAAAATGAAATTGAAGTACCGATGGATTTTATTATTGAGTACATGACGTCTATTTTTATTGGTACGTTACACTGGTGGCTCACTACCGAGTCACAGATGACACCAGAACATCTTGCTAAATTAGTCATTAAACTTGTTGGGAATGGCCATTTAACTGTCTTAGGTATTGAAATTGAAAAATAA